The segment ATGCTATACTTATAACATGAGTTACGGAAAATGCTATTTTTGCATCATAAAATGACTCTTTTGAAAGACGGGTGGCCGTCTTTTTTGTTAGAAAATAATAATTTAAGCTAAGAAAATGGAATTTGGACAACAAAATTTTAATGCTGGATATGGAGAAAAAGGCAATAGAAAATATGGCGCTAATGAACGCAGCAATAAAGATGGTTATTCAAAGGAGTTTGAAAGAAAATCACTAAAAGCTGATACGGAAGAAGAATATACCGAAAAAATGTGGGAGGAAGACAAAAAATATCTTGACGAATGGTTGGAATACGAGAGAAAGAAATCCGAATGGCTAAAAGAAAAATTGGAAGAAGAGAAGAAAGTAAGAACAGAAATAGCTGGATCTGATTTTGAAGAACGAAAGAGAATTCTCGATTGGTTTGGCAACAGCTCAAATGGATTATACGATCAATGGTCAGACAAAATGAATAAAATATTCGACGAGAAATCTAGGATTAACGAAGTGTATTTCAATAAAAAATTCAATATATATGGAAATAAAAACGAGGAAAAAATAAAATCAGAATTCGAAAATTTATATGATAATCTTTACAGAAAAGTTGAATATCAAAATTTTTCCGATATTAAAAATAAGAGCTATGCGGATAAAGCAAAAACTTTTATATTATTATTAGAGAGTCTTAAAAATGGAAGCCTTGGATTTACTGCTTGGCAAGCAAAGCTTGAAATGCTCAAGGATTTTCAAAGAAGAATTGATATTTTTTTAAGAGAAGTGGAGGAAGAAAGAAGGAGGCAGGAAAGTGGAGGCGCCAATGGAGAAAAAGGGGCTGGGGGATCGAGTGAAAAAAGTCAGGAAAAAATATGCCAAAAATGCGGAAAAGCCAATGGAATAAATGCCAACTTTTGCGGATATTGCGGTAATCTACTTGGAAAATCGAGAGAACAAGAAGAAACTGGAAAAAAAGAGAATGCTGACGATATTGCATGCAGAGAGTTAGGAATAACAAAAAATGAGCATGAATTCATAACAAGAGGAGCAACAAATTTTAGCAACGCAGAGCTTATCAGACTAACACTCAAGGTTTTGGGCGCGAGCGATGAAAGCAAGATTAAGGACTCCTATAGGAAATGTGCCATGGAATGGCATCCGGATACTAAAAATACAAGATATGGAATAGGAGTAAGCGAGACTAAATTTAAAATAGCCAAAAACCTATATGAAGAATATAAAAAACGTTTTGAAAAAAAATAAAATATTGATAAAAATATGGAATTAGAAAAAAAATCAGAAACTAATCTTGAGAAAAAAACTGAGACTCCTGAAACTGGAATTGAATCGTCTGGAAAAGTTTCGACTTTCGAAGATCTTGAAAGAATAGGAAAGGAAAAAATGGCAGATGGAAAAGCTGTTTCAAGCGGAATGGAAACGGATGGGAGAATGGGAATAGATAATGGAAATCAAACGATTAAACTTTCTTCTCAGGAAAAGAAAGAAGAAATAAATAACAGAGTCGAAGAAAATATTGAGCGGATAGGCAAGAGCGCCTCGGAAGCTTTTGATGAATTATCAAAAGAATTAGAGGGGATGCTTATTGAAAAAATTGCTAATAAAAAAGGAAGCAGAGAAGAGATTGATCAAAAACTTAAAAGATTGGAAGAGTTGGGAGAAGAGTCGAGAGAAGAGGGAAGAATTAAACATGAAGAGGAAATGAAAAAAATTCAGGAAGAACACGAAGAAAAAATTAGGCAAATGAAATCGGAAGAAGAGGAATCCAATCGGCGCATTGCAAGCGCACAAGAAGCTCAGGAAAAAGCAATGTTTGGCGGAAGAACTCAAGAAGAGGCAGAGGATTATATTGAAAAAACAAAAAAAGAAATGGAGCAGAAGGCGTTGGATTCTATTAAAACGGCAAAAAAAGCTGGTGGAAAAACGGAAGAAGAATGGAGGGAAGAATTAAAAAAGAAAGATGAAGAAATGAAAGCGCTTCATCAACAACAGCTCTCAGAGCTTAAAAAATCATCAGATGAGTCGATTGAAAGAGCGAGAAAAAAAGCAGCGGACACAATTAGGGAAATGCAAGAAGGAATGGGTTTAAAGCAAGAAGGAGAAAAAGTTAAGGTCAAAGTTTGCCCTAAATGCGGAGTAGAAAGCGAAATAAGCGCTAATTTTTGTGGATCTTGCGGAAGTAAATTAGAAAGTTCTAAAGCGGAAGTTGCGGAAAGTTCAGCAGAGAAAATTAAGAAAGCGCAGAATTTTCCCGAATTATTCCAGGCTTTGCGGGAGAGAGGTTCTGTGAAAAATCCATTCAATGCCGATGCAAAGATGATTGATCCGGAAATGGCTATAGAAGTGATAAAAGGTCAATTTAACAGAGATCCAAGAAAAGTTGTGGAGGAAATTAAACAAGGAAAGCTTTTGTCATTTCTCTCAGGGGATGGGGTTAATGACAAAGTTTCAGAAATATTTCAAAGAGCTATATAAATAATAATTTAGAAAAAATGGATCAGAAAGAAATTGAAGAAAGAGCAAAAAAAATTGAAGAAAGTTACAATAATTATTTAGCCAAAATCGCTAAATTAAAGAAGGAACAAAATAAAATTTTGGAAGATTTTATTCATGAATTAGAAAAAGCCAAGATCGAGGAGCTGAGAAGCAAATTAAATTAATTAGAAATTTTCAATGCATAGTTTTGACATACCGAAAAATAAAATCGAAGCAGGGAATAAGGAAGAAAAATTTAAAAAAATCGTCGCTGATCTTTTTGAAAGGGGATTGGATGATGAAAATTGTATTGGATTTCATGGAACAAGTCTTGAATCGATTGAATATTTAATGAAAAACGGACATCTGCCTGGGCAAGTTGAAAAAGATGAAAAGTATGGATATGGAAAGGGAGAGTTTTTCTTTTATCCAAAAAGCGAGGTTTTTCCCGGAAAAGAAAGCCCTTTTAAAGAAGAATTTGAAAGCGACAAAGATATTATGGAGCGCGCTGAAAGTTATGCCAATGTTCTTGCCCAAACCCATTATATAATAGCAAAGCTTGAATTAGATTTGGGAAATCCGAAGCATCAGTACATTGGAAGAGTCTTGCAGCTAGGATTATCCGATGAAGCAGAGGATATGATTGATGATTTTATTAAAAAGGGAAAAACAAAAAAAGAAATATATAAAATATTAAATGAATCAAAAAATAGAAAAGGAGTTGTTATTGGTATCGATAAGAAAGTTTTTGACGGTTTTCAATGCAAAGTAGGACATCCCAGCGATGAGGATGGAAATTATCTTCATATGAATTGCGCAACTGGAATGGACATAATTTTTATTACAGGGATAGAACCAATGGGACAACAGGAATGGGATTATTTGACCGAGCTTCAAAAAAGATCAAATGTAGGTACATAATATTGACTTTTGGCTCGAAATGCGCTATAATTACGGTATAGTGTTGTGGAAAGGTGCAAAAAAGAAGCCAAAACAGGGTGTTTCGCGGGTGAAACGCTTTTTTATTTTACTTTATTTAAGCTATTTTTATGAAATTTGTAATCAAGAGACAAAATGGAATAATTTCCCTTGTGGCTGGAATAACCCTGGCGTTTTTTGCTTTTTCCCATATCGCATTGGCCAGCGAGATTAATAAAGATTCTATTATCCAGTTAGTCAATAAATCCAGAACTGAAGATAACGTCGAAGCTCTGTCAGAAAACGAAAATCTTGATCAAGTTGCCAAAGACAAACTCGACGATATGATTAAGAATAATTATTTTGCTCATACTTCTCCAAGCGGAATTACCCCATGGTCTTGGTTTGAAAAAAATAAGTATGATTATAAATATGCCGGGGAAAATTTGGCTTTGGGATTTTCTTCTGTGGAAAGTGAGCATCAAGCCTGGATGAACAGCCCGACTCACAAAAAAAATATTTTAAATCCTAATTATAAGGAAATCGGCGTGGCGGTAGGAAAGGGAATTATTGACAACAACCTCGTGATTTTAGCAGTACAGGAATTTGGATCTAGGGCGGAAAGCGGAGTTATCAAAGAAGAGGAAAATAATCTTTCCGATGATAAATCAAAAAAGTTGCTTGAGGAAAACAAAAAAGAAAACAAGGGGATTGTTTTAAACACTGAGAATTACGGATCGGATAATAGAGGAAGAAATATCTCCGGTGAAAATAAATCAGGTTCAAAAATAGATTTTTCCAAATTTAAAGATATGTTACTTCAGGACAGAGGATTTTTGGGGAAATTAAGCTGGGTCTCATTAATTGTAATTTTGGTTATGTGCATAACTGTCAATATTTTGATCACGCTAATGATGGCCTTCCATAATCTAATTATTTATTTGAGGAAGGACCAGGATATTTTTAAAGCGGTGCACGGCCTTCTGGTGTTATTGCTAGTAGGATCTATTGTTTTCAGATAATCAAGATTTTAAATAAAGAAAAAACAAAAACAAAATAGAGAAAAAACAAAAAATAAAAGGCAAAATTCTTTGTCTTTCTCCCAAGAGGAGAAATAAATAGCAAATTTAATCCCGACTCGATCGGGATTTTTGCTATTTCTACAAATCTACAAATCAAATACAAATATACAAATGTACGAATATTTCTTATCTTTTTTTGAGTATATTTTCTGTATGAGTTTAAAATATTTGTAAATTTGTAGCAGATTTGTGGATTTGTAGTTCTCTTGAAATAACCAATATATTAGGTTATACTATCAAATATGGAATATTTTGAAATTATTGGCGGGAAAAAGCTAAAAGGCGAGATTGAAGTGAGAGGGTCGAAGAATGCAGCTACTCCCATTCTGACTGCTTGTCTTTTAACTAGAGAAAAATGCGTCATTTCCAATATCCCTCTGATTGAGGATGTTTTTCGGATGATTGAAATTATTGAAAGCTTGGGAGCGAAAGTTTTTTGGAAGGGGAAAAGAATAATCGAAATTGAAGCGAAAAATGTCGATGCATCTAATTTAGATCTGAAAGCAGTAAAAAAACTTCGCTCTTCAATTTTTCTTCTGGGAGCGCTTTCCGGAAGGCTGGATAATTTCAAGATTCCTTATCCGGGAGGATGTGTTATCGGGGCGAGGCCATTGGATACCCATTTTGATGCGCTTTCAAAAATGGGAGTTAAAGTAAGAGATAAGAAATTTGAGATAGAGAAAAATAAAAATGAAAAAATAAATTGCTATGAAGTTGATGCTTCTGGAAGAAAGAATATTAATATCGTGCTCAAGGAATTTTCTGTTACTGGAACAGAAAATGCAATGATGCTGGCGGCTTCTATCCCTGGAAAAACAGTAATTAAAATTGCAGCCACGGAACCGCATGTCGAAGATTTGGCTAATTTTCTCGTTAAAATGGGGGCGAAAATAAAAGGAATAGGAACGCATACTTTGGAAATTCGGGGAACAAAAAAACTTCGAGGAGCAAGGCACATTGTCATACCTGATGCCAATGAAGCAGCCACGTTTTTGATTATGGGAGTAGCGGTTAAAAGTCCAATTATTGTGAAAAACGCTCGGGAAAATGACC is part of the Parcubacteria group bacterium genome and harbors:
- the murA gene encoding UDP-N-acetylglucosamine 1-carboxyvinyltransferase; its protein translation is MEYFEIIGGKKLKGEIEVRGSKNAATPILTACLLTREKCVISNIPLIEDVFRMIEIIESLGAKVFWKGKRIIEIEAKNVDASNLDLKAVKKLRSSIFLLGALSGRLDNFKIPYPGGCVIGARPLDTHFDALSKMGVKVRDKKFEIEKNKNEKINCYEVDASGRKNINIVLKEFSVTGTENAMMLAASIPGKTVIKIAATEPHVEDLANFLVKMGAKIKGIGTHTLEIRGTKKLRGARHIVIPDANEAATFLIMGVAVKSPIIVKNARENDLDLVLEKLREFGADFKIGKNQIQVIPPKNIKAVLKVDTRPYPGIPTDVQAPFGVLATQAKGETFIHDSLYEGRFNYISEIEKMGAKAKVLDVHRAIIEGPTKLKGKNIISFDLRAGASLIIAALVAEGKTTIREIYQVDRGYERIEERLSKLGANIKRVKS
- a CDS encoding DnaJ domain-containing protein; translation: MEFGQQNFNAGYGEKGNRKYGANERSNKDGYSKEFERKSLKADTEEEYTEKMWEEDKKYLDEWLEYERKKSEWLKEKLEEEKKVRTEIAGSDFEERKRILDWFGNSSNGLYDQWSDKMNKIFDEKSRINEVYFNKKFNIYGNKNEEKIKSEFENLYDNLYRKVEYQNFSDIKNKSYADKAKTFILLLESLKNGSLGFTAWQAKLEMLKDFQRRIDIFLREVEEERRRQESGGANGEKGAGGSSEKSQEKICQKCGKANGINANFCGYCGNLLGKSREQEETGKKENADDIACRELGITKNEHEFITRGATNFSNAELIRLTLKVLGASDESKIKDSYRKCAMEWHPDTKNTRYGIGVSETKFKIAKNLYEEYKKRFEKK
- a CDS encoding CAP domain-containing protein, producing MKFVIKRQNGIISLVAGITLAFFAFSHIALASEINKDSIIQLVNKSRTEDNVEALSENENLDQVAKDKLDDMIKNNYFAHTSPSGITPWSWFEKNKYDYKYAGENLALGFSSVESEHQAWMNSPTHKKNILNPNYKEIGVAVGKGIIDNNLVILAVQEFGSRAESGVIKEEENNLSDDKSKKLLEENKKENKGIVLNTENYGSDNRGRNISGENKSGSKIDFSKFKDMLLQDRGFLGKLSWVSLIVILVMCITVNILITLMMAFHNLIIYLRKDQDIFKAVHGLLVLLLVGSIVFR